In Lysobacter lycopersici, a genomic segment contains:
- the uvrC gene encoding excinuclease ABC subunit UvrC, translating to MSAKPTSSAFDGKAFVARLSTAPGVYRMLAADGSMLYVGKAGALKKRVASYFNNAPKSPRTLAMLAQVASMEVTVTRTEGEALLLENQLIKAHRPRYNVMLRDDKSYPYALLTSEQWPRLAFHRGALGVPGRLFGPYPSAWAVRETLGAMHKLFRLRSCEDSVFRNRSRPCLQYQIGRCSAPCVGLVDETDYADAVRRATLFLEGRSDELNAELAREMEAAAERLEFEQAARLRDMVATLRRIQARQYVDGKAADLDVLAVAMRGSTACVLLLAFRDGRNLGTRAFFPRTNGEESAAEVLSAFVSQYYAEQPAPREIVLDRELDDAELIEQALSEEAGRRVQLKSSVRGDRAGYLDLARNNAAIALDGHLDSQAAQAMRMESLRTLLGLDPPPQRIECFDISHTMGEATVASCVVFGPEGAIRGQYRRFNIAGITPGDDFAAMHQALERRFRRAVEQDGMLPDLLLIDGGAGQVAQANAVLGDLGVSGVMVVGVAKGEERRAGHEALLLPDGRELRPGPDSPGLQLVQQVRDEAHRFAITGHRGRRQKARVTSRLEDIPGIGPRRRANLLRHFGGLAGLKAAGIEEIAGVEGVNAALAARIYAALHGLETKDDTDGKA from the coding sequence ATGAGTGCGAAACCGACGTCGTCCGCGTTCGACGGCAAGGCCTTCGTCGCGAGATTGAGCACCGCGCCCGGCGTGTACCGCATGCTCGCCGCCGACGGCAGCATGCTCTACGTCGGCAAGGCGGGCGCGCTGAAGAAGCGCGTCGCCAGCTATTTCAACAACGCGCCCAAGTCGCCGCGCACGCTGGCGATGCTGGCGCAGGTCGCGTCGATGGAAGTGACGGTGACGCGCACCGAGGGCGAGGCGTTGCTGCTGGAAAACCAGCTGATCAAGGCGCACCGCCCGCGCTACAACGTGATGCTGCGCGACGACAAGAGCTATCCGTACGCGTTGCTCACTTCGGAACAATGGCCGCGGCTGGCCTTCCATCGTGGCGCGCTCGGCGTGCCGGGGCGCCTGTTCGGGCCGTACCCAAGCGCGTGGGCCGTGCGCGAAACCCTGGGCGCGATGCACAAGCTGTTCCGCCTGCGCAGCTGCGAGGACAGCGTGTTCCGCAATCGTTCGCGCCCCTGCCTGCAATACCAGATCGGGCGTTGCAGCGCGCCCTGCGTCGGTCTCGTGGACGAAACCGATTACGCCGACGCGGTGCGGCGCGCGACGCTGTTCCTCGAAGGCCGCAGCGACGAGCTCAACGCCGAACTCGCGCGCGAGATGGAGGCCGCGGCGGAACGACTGGAATTCGAGCAGGCCGCGCGCCTGCGCGACATGGTCGCGACCCTGCGACGGATCCAGGCGCGGCAGTACGTGGACGGCAAGGCCGCCGACCTCGACGTGCTCGCGGTGGCGATGCGCGGCAGCACTGCCTGCGTGCTGCTGCTCGCGTTCCGCGACGGCCGCAACCTCGGCACCCGCGCGTTCTTCCCGCGCACCAATGGCGAGGAAAGCGCGGCGGAAGTCCTGTCCGCGTTCGTGTCGCAGTACTACGCCGAACAGCCGGCGCCGCGCGAGATCGTGCTCGACCGCGAACTCGACGATGCGGAACTGATCGAGCAGGCACTGTCCGAGGAAGCCGGGCGCCGGGTGCAGCTCAAGTCCAGCGTGCGCGGCGATCGCGCCGGCTATCTCGACCTCGCGCGCAACAACGCGGCGATCGCGCTCGATGGCCACCTCGACAGCCAGGCGGCGCAGGCCATGCGCATGGAATCGCTGCGCACGCTGCTCGGGCTGGATCCGCCGCCGCAGCGCATCGAATGCTTCGACATCAGCCACACCATGGGCGAGGCGACCGTGGCCTCGTGCGTGGTGTTCGGGCCGGAAGGCGCGATCCGCGGCCAGTACCGGCGCTTCAACATCGCCGGCATCACCCCGGGCGACGATTTCGCGGCCATGCACCAGGCGCTGGAGCGGCGTTTCCGGCGTGCGGTGGAGCAGGACGGCATGCTGCCGGACCTGCTGCTGATCGACGGCGGCGCCGGGCAGGTGGCGCAGGCGAACGCCGTGCTCGGCGACCTCGGCGTGTCCGGGGTGATGGTCGTGGGCGTGGCCAAGGGCGAGGAACGCCGCGCAGGCCACGAGGCGCTGCTCCTTCCAGATGGTCGTGAACTGCGCCCCGGGCCGGATTCTCCGGGGCTGCAACTGGTGCAGCAGGTGCGCGACGAGGCGCACCGCTTCGCCATCACCGGCCACCGCGGGCGCCGGCAGAAGGCGCGCGTGACCAGCCGGCTGGAGGACATTCCCGGTATCGGTCCGCGCCGACGCGCTAACCTGTTGCGGCATTTCGGCGGACTGGCTGGGCTCAAGGCCGCGGGGATCGAGGAAATCGCCGGCGTGGAGGGGGTGAACGCGGCACTGGCCGCGCGCATCTACGCCGCGCTGCATGGGCTGGAAACGAAGGACGATACGGACGGAAAGGCATGA
- a CDS encoding low molecular weight protein-tyrosine-phosphatase, with the protein MRLLMLCMGNICRSPMAEGALRARLQAAGLANDVEIDSAGTGDWHAGDPPDPRAIATAAAHGVDIAMLRARKIEAADFNRFDWILCADHDNLTQARKPNGSRARLALLREWAGCDASREIPDPYTGGAREFEQAWSLVDEAAARIVERIRAGCA; encoded by the coding sequence CTGCGCCTGCTGATGCTGTGCATGGGCAACATCTGCCGTTCGCCCATGGCCGAAGGCGCCTTGCGCGCGCGATTGCAGGCGGCCGGGCTCGCGAACGATGTCGAAATCGATTCGGCCGGTACCGGCGACTGGCACGCCGGCGATCCGCCGGATCCGCGCGCAATCGCCACCGCCGCGGCGCACGGCGTCGACATCGCGATGTTGCGCGCGCGGAAAATCGAAGCCGCGGATTTCAATCGCTTCGACTGGATCCTCTGCGCCGACCACGACAACCTCACGCAGGCTCGCAAGCCGAATGGCAGTCGCGCGCGCCTTGCCTTGCTGCGCGAATGGGCCGGATGCGACGCCTCGCGCGAAATCCCCGACCCCTACACCGGCGGGGCGCGTGAATTCGAGCAGGCCTGGTCGCTGGTCGACGAGGCCGCCGCGCGCATCGTCGAACGCATCCGCGCAGGGTGCGCATGA
- the kdsB gene encoding 3-deoxy-manno-octulosonate cytidylyltransferase, whose product MNTPDFVVAIPARFGASRLPGKPLRLLGGEPVIAHVVRRAQAAGAREVWVATDDARIADAVSASGAWVAMTDPSHASGSDRLAECARIAGWSDDDIVVNLQGDEPFAPASGIRAVADALASSGAPMATLATPVEDVATLFDPNAVKLVRANNGDALYFSRAPIPWARDAFAASRDALPVGEAWLRHIGIYAYRVGFLRAFAALPPSTLERIESLEQLRALENGHRIAVALAPEPFPPGIDTPEDLARAEARLAKGHG is encoded by the coding sequence ATGAACACACCCGATTTCGTCGTTGCGATCCCTGCGCGCTTCGGCGCATCGCGCCTGCCGGGCAAGCCGCTGCGCCTGCTCGGCGGCGAACCGGTGATCGCGCATGTCGTGCGTCGCGCGCAGGCCGCGGGCGCGCGCGAGGTCTGGGTCGCGACCGACGATGCGCGCATCGCCGATGCCGTGTCCGCCAGCGGCGCATGGGTGGCGATGACCGATCCGTCGCATGCCTCGGGCAGCGACCGGCTCGCCGAATGCGCGCGCATCGCCGGCTGGAGCGACGACGACATCGTGGTGAACCTGCAGGGCGACGAGCCCTTCGCGCCGGCCAGCGGCATCCGCGCAGTCGCGGACGCGCTCGCATCCAGCGGCGCGCCGATGGCGACGCTGGCGACGCCGGTCGAGGACGTGGCCACGCTGTTCGACCCTAACGCGGTCAAGCTGGTGCGCGCGAACAACGGCGACGCGCTGTACTTCAGCCGCGCGCCGATCCCGTGGGCGCGCGATGCCTTCGCCGCGAGCCGCGATGCATTGCCGGTAGGCGAGGCGTGGCTGCGGCACATCGGCATCTACGCCTACCGCGTCGGCTTCCTGCGCGCGTTCGCCGCGTTGCCGCCGTCGACGTTGGAGCGCATCGAATCGCTGGAACAGCTGCGTGCGCTGGAGAACGGCCATCGCATCGCGGTCGCGCTGGCACCCGAACCTTTCCCGCCCGGCATCGACACGCCCGAAGACCTCGCGCGCGCCGAAGCGCGGTTAGCGAAGGGCCATGGCTGA
- the lpxK gene encoding tetraacyldisaccharide 4'-kinase, with translation MSAGRRRPPAYWYGTEAPPWTARALSGLYGGALALRERLGLPRVQRVSKPVVVVGNLIAGGSGKTPLAIALVERLRRQGWTPGIATRGYGREQEDKPLWVEANTDPALGGDEPVLLARLTGAKVRADRDRVAAARALIDAGCDIVVCDDGLQHRRLHRDIEIEVIDGRRRYGNGLLLPAGPLREPVERGTHCDFRVVNGGEAGFGEWPMQVIADNALPMRGGRLRPLSDFAGRRVHAVAGIGDPERFFAMLRALGIAVVPHAFPDHHRYAAEELRFGNDLPVLMTEKDAVKCAAFADERCWSVPAQAMLPEAFWIALLDKLPPRHGTESF, from the coding sequence GTGAGCGCAGGCCGTCGTCGTCCGCCCGCGTACTGGTACGGCACCGAAGCCCCGCCGTGGACGGCGCGCGCGTTGTCGGGGCTGTATGGCGGCGCGCTCGCATTGCGCGAACGCCTCGGGCTTCCACGCGTGCAACGCGTCTCGAAACCCGTCGTCGTGGTCGGCAACCTCATCGCCGGCGGCAGCGGCAAGACGCCGCTGGCCATCGCCCTGGTCGAACGCCTGCGCCGGCAGGGCTGGACGCCGGGCATCGCGACGCGCGGTTATGGCCGCGAGCAGGAAGACAAGCCGCTGTGGGTCGAAGCGAATACCGATCCCGCGCTCGGTGGCGACGAGCCGGTGCTGCTCGCGCGCCTGACTGGTGCGAAGGTGCGCGCCGACCGCGATCGCGTCGCCGCGGCGCGCGCGCTCATCGACGCGGGTTGCGACATCGTGGTCTGCGACGACGGCCTGCAGCACCGGCGCCTGCATCGCGATATCGAGATCGAAGTCATCGACGGCCGCCGCCGTTACGGCAATGGATTGCTGCTGCCCGCAGGCCCGTTGCGCGAACCGGTCGAACGCGGCACGCACTGCGATTTCCGCGTGGTCAACGGCGGCGAAGCGGGGTTCGGCGAATGGCCGATGCAGGTGATCGCGGACAATGCGCTGCCGATGCGTGGCGGGCGTTTGCGCCCGCTGTCCGATTTCGCCGGTCGGCGCGTGCATGCGGTCGCCGGCATCGGCGACCCGGAGCGTTTCTTCGCCATGCTGCGCGCGCTCGGCATCGCAGTGGTGCCGCATGCCTTCCCGGACCATCATCGCTACGCGGCCGAGGAACTGCGCTTCGGCAACGACCTGCCGGTGCTGATGACCGAGAAAGACGCGGTGAAGTGCGCGGCCTTCGCCGACGAGCGCTGCTGGAGCGTGCCGGCGCAGGCGATGCTGCCGGAGGCGTTCTGGATCGCGTTGCTGGACAAATTGCCACCGCGCCATGGGACTGAAAGCTTTTGA
- the msbA gene encoding lipid A export permease/ATP-binding protein MsbA, translating into MDTAATTPARSGYRRLMTLAKPYRWLLLAGLLAMGVEAAAGAGFTLMMKPIINQTFIARNSQVSLLLPLAIVGLFVVRGIAGYVTDMSGARAGRGIARDMRVQAFAKYLRLPGLRFDSEPVPQMLVRLGSDSDQVAQAAIDAGKVMLQQSLQVVAMLGAMLYTSWQVTLAILVLAPPLAWVMDRVGKRYRRISHRIQESSGKLMQAADQALSGQQEVKVYGAQRSEFGRYSAQADTHLKLSLKVESTRSISSALVQLMGSVGLAMLLFFAGREAIAGRLDAGGFVTLMTSMMAVIPALKQLTNVQNMLQRGLASSDRLFHILDAEDEPDSGRVPLERAKGLVEFRDVVARYPGQAQAALDHVSFVARPGTVTAIVGRSGGGKSTLVKLIPRFYEPESGEILLDGHSVRDYPLADLRRQIALVGQQVVLFDGSIAANIAYGELEGADAEALRRAISAANAAEFVDRMPEGADASVGNRGGRLSGGQRQRIAIARAILKDAPVLILDEATAALDNESERLVQDALDHLMPDRTTLVIAHRLSTIEHADQVLVLDEGRLVEQGTHAELMDKGGLYAHLHQVQFREPAHSSGSA; encoded by the coding sequence ATGGACACGGCGGCGACGACGCCGGCGCGCAGCGGTTACCGCCGGTTGATGACGCTGGCGAAGCCGTATCGCTGGCTGCTGCTGGCCGGCCTGCTGGCGATGGGCGTGGAAGCCGCTGCCGGCGCCGGTTTCACCCTGATGATGAAGCCGATCATCAACCAGACCTTCATCGCCCGGAATTCGCAGGTCAGCCTGTTGCTGCCGCTGGCCATCGTCGGCCTGTTCGTGGTGCGCGGCATCGCCGGCTACGTCACCGACATGAGCGGTGCGCGCGCCGGCCGCGGCATCGCCCGCGACATGCGCGTGCAGGCGTTTGCGAAGTACCTGCGGTTGCCGGGCTTGCGCTTCGATTCCGAACCGGTGCCGCAGATGCTGGTGCGACTCGGCTCCGACAGCGACCAGGTCGCGCAGGCCGCCATCGATGCCGGCAAGGTGATGCTGCAGCAATCGTTGCAGGTCGTCGCGATGCTCGGCGCGATGCTCTACACCAGCTGGCAGGTGACGCTGGCGATCCTAGTGCTCGCGCCTCCGCTGGCGTGGGTGATGGATCGAGTCGGCAAGCGCTACCGCCGCATCAGCCACCGCATCCAGGAAAGCAGCGGCAAGCTGATGCAGGCCGCGGACCAGGCGCTGTCCGGGCAGCAGGAAGTGAAGGTCTACGGCGCGCAGCGCAGCGAATTCGGGCGTTATTCCGCGCAGGCCGATACCCACCTGAAGCTGAGCCTGAAGGTGGAATCCACGCGTTCCATCTCTTCGGCGCTGGTGCAGTTGATGGGTTCGGTCGGGCTGGCGATGCTGCTGTTCTTCGCCGGTCGCGAAGCCATCGCCGGGCGGCTCGATGCAGGCGGTTTCGTCACGCTGATGACCTCGATGATGGCGGTGATCCCGGCGCTCAAGCAGCTGACCAACGTGCAGAACATGCTGCAGCGCGGGCTTGCGTCCTCCGACCGCCTGTTCCACATCCTCGATGCCGAGGACGAACCCGACAGCGGCCGCGTTCCGCTCGAACGCGCGAAGGGCCTGGTCGAATTCCGCGACGTGGTCGCGCGCTATCCGGGACAGGCGCAGGCGGCGCTGGACCACGTCAGCTTCGTCGCGCGCCCGGGCACCGTCACCGCGATCGTCGGCCGTTCCGGCGGCGGCAAGTCGACGCTGGTGAAACTGATCCCGCGCTTCTACGAACCCGAATCCGGCGAGATCCTGCTCGACGGCCATTCCGTGCGCGATTACCCGCTCGCCGACCTGCGCCGGCAGATCGCGCTGGTCGGGCAGCAGGTGGTGCTGTTCGACGGCAGCATCGCCGCGAACATCGCCTACGGCGAACTCGAGGGCGCCGACGCCGAAGCCTTGCGTCGCGCGATTTCCGCGGCGAACGCGGCCGAATTCGTCGACCGCATGCCCGAGGGCGCCGACGCGTCGGTCGGAAACCGCGGCGGGCGCCTGTCCGGCGGCCAGCGCCAGCGCATCGCCATCGCCCGCGCCATCCTCAAGGACGCGCCGGTGCTGATCCTGGACGAGGCCACCGCCGCGCTCGACAACGAATCCGAGCGCCTGGTGCAGGACGCGCTCGATCATTTGATGCCGGACCGCACCACGCTGGTGATCGCGCACCGGCTTTCGACCATCGAACACGCCGACCAGGTGCTGGTGCTGGACGAAGGCCGGCTGGTGGAGCAGGGCACGCACGCCGAACTGATGGACAAGGGCGGCCTGTACGCGCACCTGCACCAGGTGCAGTTCCGCGAACCGGCGCATTCTTCAGGATCGGCGTGA
- a CDS encoding ExbD/TolR family protein, which yields MRIRDFRADDSPEINLIPLIDVVLCLIIFFVVTTTFDARSVLRLELPRADGKPNEAPSNALSVLVNADGRYFVQDRESLRGDVDSLKRTIAEVAGPDRDRSVLLRADARTQHQAVVTALDALGQLGFRHIAIATAPEPPQSGDKAGKD from the coding sequence ATGCGCATCCGCGACTTCCGCGCCGACGACAGCCCGGAGATCAACCTGATCCCGCTGATCGACGTGGTGCTGTGCCTGATCATCTTCTTCGTGGTCACCACCACGTTCGATGCACGCTCGGTGCTGCGGCTGGAACTGCCGCGAGCCGACGGCAAGCCGAACGAGGCGCCGTCGAACGCGCTCAGCGTGCTGGTGAACGCGGACGGACGCTACTTCGTGCAGGACCGCGAATCGCTGCGCGGCGACGTCGATTCGTTGAAACGAACCATCGCCGAAGTCGCCGGCCCCGACCGCGATCGCAGCGTGCTGCTGCGGGCCGACGCCCGCACCCAGCACCAGGCCGTCGTGACCGCGCTCGATGCGCTCGGCCAGCTCGGTTTCCGCCATATCGCGATCGCGACGGCGCCCGAACCGCCGCAGTCCGGCGACAAGGCGGGCAAGGACTGA
- a CDS encoding MotA/TolQ/ExbB proton channel family protein: protein MLELVRAGGWPMIPLLLLAVASVAIIVERFWSLRRDAVLPPGLGDEVRTWVARDPNPDPAHIESLRRTSPLGALLAAALDVRHRPSDQVRERIEDVGRHLVHRMERFLNSLGTIAAAGPLLGLFGTVVGMIQMFLGILDHGIGDVNQLAGGIGKALVCTATGMVVAIPALMFHRYFRGRIAGYIVDMEHEAIQLLDTLDAKGNGAPPAAAQVAPGTRGITPSIDAA from the coding sequence GTGCTGGAACTGGTCCGGGCCGGCGGTTGGCCGATGATCCCGCTGCTGTTGCTGGCGGTGGCGAGCGTGGCGATCATCGTCGAGCGTTTCTGGAGCCTGCGTCGCGATGCGGTGCTGCCGCCGGGCCTCGGCGACGAAGTCCGCACGTGGGTCGCGCGCGACCCCAATCCCGATCCCGCCCACATCGAATCGTTGCGCCGCACCTCGCCGCTGGGCGCGCTGCTCGCGGCCGCGCTGGACGTGCGCCACCGGCCGAGCGACCAGGTGCGCGAGCGCATCGAGGACGTCGGTCGCCATCTCGTGCACCGGATGGAGCGGTTCCTGAACAGCCTCGGCACGATTGCCGCCGCGGGGCCGCTGCTCGGCCTGTTCGGTACCGTCGTCGGCATGATCCAGATGTTCCTCGGCATCCTCGACCACGGCATCGGCGACGTGAACCAGCTCGCCGGCGGCATCGGCAAGGCGCTGGTTTGCACCGCGACCGGCATGGTCGTGGCGATCCCGGCGCTGATGTTCCATCGCTATTTCCGCGGTCGCATCGCCGGCTACATCGTCGACATGGAACACGAGGCGATCCAGTTGCTCGACACGCTCGACGCCAAGGGCAACGGCGCTCCTCCGGCCGCGGCACAGGTCGCGCCGGGCACCCGCGGCATCACCCCGTCCATCGACGCCGCCTGA
- a CDS encoding DNA internalization-related competence protein ComEC/Rec2, with protein MAIALPSPRLALPSLRLVNARWQPLPFGPATALALLAGCVVSLLLPAFAPTWFALLAIALGIAGWWTGGIARIAGTLLLGFGLCTLQADRALVAQLPPAMEGHVVEITGRVVELPMREPKRTRFRFVVDGDSDVALRGKTLQLAWYDDRKQSHDGIVPPAPVHAGERWSFDAKLRAPRGLRNPGGFDAERNALAQGIAATGYVADADNAKRIGIARGLDAWRERMSARIARQAPKDSARFLRAFALGDTGGLQDEDWETLRADGLTHLIAISGFHVGLVAGFGALLARGLWWLFPLLARRCPRQVACGVAALAFAAGYSVIAGLSLPTLRTLLMIAVVVLARILRRATRAGDALALAAIAMLLADALSPLSPGFWLSFLGVAWLLWCLPGVETKPIRGFFAAQGVATLGLLPLTALFFGQASLAGPFANLLAVPWWSLIVAPLTLVGAGLEALHPGAGTWAWWLAGHAFECSWRLFAWMSASPMALWWAPEARWFAVPLALASAFWLLLPRGVPGKPLAILLWLPLLLPALHAPAYGDGELTVIDVGQGLSVLVRTRHHVLLYDMGPAVPDGFDAGERVVVPTLHALGAQRIDVAMVSHGDNDHAGGFPAVERAFPTPLSLSPAGSPVPHTRPCLAGTHWNWDGVEFRVLHPAAGFPYLDNESSCVLRVESKHGAALLTGDIGEVIERKLLREQQAMLRADVVLVAHHGSGGSSDPGFVAATGAKLALVSSGFGNRFHHPLPDVVERWQGAGAKTADTQDLGALRIRLRQGGPELESERIAHPRAWDAARRHARAAGLSYRSD; from the coding sequence ATGGCCATCGCGCTTCCAAGCCCACGCCTTGCATTGCCGTCACTGCGCCTTGTGAACGCGCGCTGGCAACCATTGCCGTTCGGCCCGGCAACCGCGCTGGCGTTGTTGGCGGGTTGCGTCGTGAGCCTGTTGCTGCCGGCATTCGCGCCGACGTGGTTTGCACTTCTTGCCATCGCGCTCGGAATCGCCGGCTGGTGGACGGGTGGAATCGCCCGGATCGCGGGAACACTGCTGCTTGGCTTCGGGTTGTGCACGTTGCAGGCGGATCGCGCGCTGGTTGCGCAACTGCCGCCGGCGATGGAAGGCCATGTCGTCGAAATCACAGGCCGCGTCGTCGAGCTGCCGATGCGCGAGCCAAAGCGCACGCGGTTCCGTTTCGTCGTGGATGGCGATTCGGATGTCGCGCTTCGCGGCAAAACCTTGCAACTCGCCTGGTACGACGACCGCAAGCAATCGCACGATGGAATCGTCCCGCCTGCACCCGTGCACGCCGGCGAACGCTGGTCATTCGATGCGAAACTGCGCGCGCCGCGCGGACTGCGCAATCCCGGGGGGTTCGATGCCGAGCGCAATGCGCTTGCGCAGGGTATCGCCGCGACCGGTTACGTCGCCGATGCCGACAACGCGAAACGAATCGGCATCGCGCGCGGTCTCGATGCCTGGCGCGAAAGGATGTCCGCACGGATCGCTCGGCAGGCGCCGAAGGATTCCGCCCGGTTCCTGCGCGCGTTCGCGCTCGGCGATACCGGCGGCTTGCAGGACGAAGACTGGGAAACGCTGCGCGCGGACGGCCTGACCCACTTGATCGCGATTTCCGGCTTCCATGTCGGGCTGGTCGCCGGCTTCGGCGCATTGCTGGCGCGCGGACTGTGGTGGCTGTTCCCGCTGCTCGCGCGGCGCTGTCCGCGCCAGGTCGCCTGCGGCGTCGCTGCGCTCGCATTCGCCGCCGGCTACAGCGTGATCGCCGGACTGTCGCTGCCGACATTGCGCACGCTGCTGATGATCGCGGTCGTCGTGCTGGCGCGCATACTGCGCCGGGCCACGCGCGCGGGCGATGCACTGGCATTGGCCGCCATCGCGATGTTGCTCGCCGATGCCTTGTCGCCGCTGTCGCCGGGCTTCTGGTTGAGCTTCCTCGGCGTCGCGTGGTTGCTGTGGTGCCTGCCGGGCGTGGAAACGAAACCGATACGGGGATTCTTCGCCGCGCAGGGCGTGGCCACGCTCGGGCTGTTGCCATTGACCGCGTTGTTCTTCGGCCAGGCTTCGCTGGCCGGGCCGTTCGCCAATTTGCTCGCGGTGCCGTGGTGGAGCCTGATCGTGGCGCCGCTGACCCTGGTCGGTGCGGGATTGGAAGCGTTGCATCCGGGTGCGGGTACGTGGGCATGGTGGCTGGCCGGGCATGCGTTCGAATGCTCGTGGCGGCTGTTCGCGTGGATGTCGGCATCGCCGATGGCCTTGTGGTGGGCGCCGGAAGCGCGCTGGTTCGCGGTGCCGCTGGCGCTCGCGTCCGCGTTCTGGCTGCTGCTGCCGCGCGGCGTGCCGGGAAAACCGCTGGCGATATTGCTGTGGCTGCCCTTGCTGCTGCCGGCGCTGCACGCGCCTGCATACGGCGATGGCGAACTCACCGTGATCGATGTAGGGCAGGGGCTGTCGGTGCTGGTGCGCACGCGGCACCATGTCTTGCTGTACGACATGGGCCCGGCGGTGCCCGACGGCTTCGATGCCGGCGAACGCGTGGTCGTTCCGACCCTTCATGCGCTGGGCGCGCAGCGGATCGACGTTGCGATGGTCAGTCATGGCGACAACGACCATGCCGGCGGTTTCCCCGCGGTCGAACGCGCGTTTCCGACGCCCTTGTCGCTGAGTCCCGCGGGAAGTCCCGTGCCGCACACACGACCCTGCCTCGCCGGTACGCACTGGAACTGGGATGGCGTGGAATTCCGCGTGCTGCATCCCGCGGCCGGTTTTCCCTACCTCGACAACGAATCGAGCTGTGTGTTGCGCGTCGAGAGCAAGCATGGCGCGGCGCTGCTGACCGGCGACATCGGCGAGGTGATCGAACGCAAGCTGCTGCGCGAACAGCAGGCGATGCTGCGCGCGGACGTGGTGCTGGTCGCGCACCACGGCAGCGGCGGTTCCTCGGATCCGGGTTTCGTTGCCGCCACCGGAGCCAAGCTCGCACTGGTGTCGTCAGGGTTCGGCAACCGCTTCCACCATCCGTTGCCGGACGTGGTCGAACGCTGGCAAGGGGCTGGAGCCAAGACCGCGGATACGCAGGACCTCGGCGCATTGCGGATACGCCTGCGCCAAGGCGGGCCGGAATTGGAAAGCGAACGGATTGCCCATCCGAGGGCATGGGACGCGGCGCGCAGGCATGCGCGGGCCGCTGGGCTATCCTATCGATCCGATTGA
- a CDS encoding addiction module antidote protein, translating into MKRIADFDAADYLDSDAVIAEYLNAALEDENPDVFLQAVADVAKARGMGQLARDAGLGRESLYKAVAPGAKPRYDTVFRLVRALGIELRATPMSRTTPTRKRATR; encoded by the coding sequence ATGAAACGCATCGCCGACTTCGACGCCGCCGACTACCTGGACAGCGATGCCGTCATCGCGGAATACCTCAATGCCGCACTGGAAGACGAGAATCCGGACGTATTCCTGCAGGCCGTCGCTGACGTGGCGAAAGCACGGGGCATGGGCCAATTGGCCCGCGACGCCGGGCTTGGTCGCGAAAGTCTGTACAAGGCCGTGGCTCCCGGTGCTAAACCGCGTTACGACACCGTGTTCCGGCTCGTTCGCGCACTAGGCATCGAATTGCGCGCCACGCCGATGTCTCGGACAACTCCGACCCGCAAGCGCGCCACCCGCTGA